From Salinirubellus salinus, the proteins below share one genomic window:
- a CDS encoding gluconate 2-dehydrogenase subunit 3 family protein yields the protein MTSLRVDRVGRGTQVVVAVAVGFAGVLAVSAPLVGVFAAGALVVPLAVLFGRAGTLGVVAGAASYHTVVGGSPTTVAAGTAGTLAFAAVGVALWAAVRRETPWLVGGRRWPLAFAGVVAVAGLCHAATVGWVATAVGASAFVSVVPVRAVETLVVAVPLGPALYLTGARLLGHPPVSGLDTTTNHRRYRVATPAVVAVLWVGVGVVLSTLAEDLGYVTDPAALFGGRVPAWLAGVVFTVVVESGRWVQVLGGVLALAFVAFALASRGGSDGGPTAVGTARGPERSDGGAPSPGAWVTEGAPHRLTRRDAVVALGALGIGAGVGRASLATVRPPTPTVDGLVAVAAAVYPSAVTPSSAFVERYVAGRARVDPTYLAAVERAVGALDEQARLVHGAPLTECAPAECEAVLRELGVNGARADPDGGTASRIRHYVVDELLFALFSTPVGGRLVGIENPPGYGGGHEAYQRAPHAPEEVGR from the coding sequence ATGACTTCCCTACGGGTCGACCGGGTCGGGCGCGGGACGCAGGTGGTGGTCGCCGTCGCCGTCGGGTTCGCGGGCGTGCTCGCCGTCAGCGCACCGCTCGTCGGTGTCTTCGCGGCGGGCGCGCTGGTCGTCCCCCTCGCGGTGCTGTTCGGGCGGGCCGGCACGCTCGGCGTGGTGGCCGGGGCGGCGAGCTACCACACGGTCGTCGGCGGGTCGCCGACGACGGTGGCGGCGGGCACGGCCGGCACCCTCGCCTTCGCCGCGGTGGGCGTGGCGCTCTGGGCGGCCGTCCGCCGTGAGACGCCGTGGCTCGTCGGCGGCCGACGCTGGCCGCTCGCGTTCGCCGGCGTCGTCGCCGTCGCGGGACTGTGCCACGCCGCGACGGTCGGCTGGGTCGCCACCGCGGTCGGGGCCAGCGCGTTCGTCTCCGTCGTCCCGGTCCGGGCCGTCGAGACGCTCGTCGTGGCGGTCCCCCTCGGCCCAGCGCTGTATCTCACCGGGGCACGGCTCCTCGGCCACCCGCCCGTGTCGGGACTCGACACCACGACGAACCACCGGCGCTACCGGGTCGCCACCCCGGCCGTCGTGGCGGTGCTCTGGGTCGGGGTCGGCGTCGTCCTGAGCACGCTCGCCGAGGACCTCGGGTACGTCACCGACCCGGCGGCCCTGTTCGGCGGGCGCGTCCCCGCGTGGCTGGCCGGCGTGGTGTTCACCGTCGTCGTCGAGTCTGGCCGGTGGGTGCAGGTGCTCGGCGGTGTGCTCGCTCTCGCGTTCGTCGCGTTCGCGCTCGCCTCGCGAGGTGGGTCGGACGGGGGGCCGACTGCGGTCGGGACCGCCCGGGGCCCGGAGCGTTCGGACGGCGGCGCCCCGTCGCCGGGGGCGTGGGTGACCGAGGGGGCCCCCCACCGACTCACGCGCCGTGACGCCGTGGTCGCACTCGGGGCGCTGGGCATCGGCGCCGGCGTGGGTCGCGCGTCGCTCGCGACGGTCCGCCCCCCGACGCCGACCGTGGACGGGCTGGTGGCCGTCGCCGCGGCCGTCTACCCGAGCGCCGTCACGCCCTCGTCGGCGTTCGTCGAGCGCTACGTGGCCGGCCGGGCGCGGGTCGACCCGACCTACCTCGCGGCGGTCGAACGGGCCGTCGGGGCGCTCGACGAGCAGGCGCGACTCGTCCACGGGGCGCCGCTGACCGAGTGCGCGCCCGCCGAGTGCGAGGCGGTCCTGCGGGAACTGGGCGTCAACGGCGCGCGGGCGGACCCGGACGGCGGGACGGCCTCACGCATCAGGCACTACGTCGTCGACGAACTGCTGTTCGCGCTGTTCAGCACGCCGGTCGGCGGGCGTCTCGTCGGCATCGAGAACCCGCCGGGCTACGGGGGTGGCCACGAGGCCTACCAGCGCGCCCCGCACGCGCCCGAGGAGGTGGGACGGTGA
- a CDS encoding potassium channel family protein — protein sequence MDLRVIVVGGGRVGYHAAESLEEQGHRVVVVERDGDRCEEIADAYVASVVEGDGTRPDILRQADPERADVILALTPNAGANLGACVLASRLNPDLRTVMRVATPAGAEGYEEVVDATVFPERAGARAAVNAATGDAMWAVESLPGELEIIEMRVIEDSPLAGRSLSAVSLPHGSLVVSAADGDRIASAETTLEPGRAYLVAAEPNVTDEVRQLFHG from the coding sequence ATGGACCTCCGTGTCATCGTGGTCGGTGGCGGTCGGGTGGGGTACCACGCCGCCGAGTCGCTGGAGGAGCAGGGACACCGGGTGGTCGTCGTCGAGCGGGACGGCGACCGGTGTGAAGAGATTGCCGACGCGTACGTCGCCAGCGTCGTCGAGGGCGACGGGACCCGGCCGGACATCCTCCGTCAGGCCGACCCGGAGCGGGCCGACGTCATCCTCGCGCTGACGCCGAACGCCGGGGCCAACCTCGGGGCCTGTGTGCTGGCCTCGCGGCTGAACCCCGACCTCCGGACGGTGATGCGGGTCGCGACACCGGCGGGTGCCGAGGGGTACGAGGAGGTGGTCGACGCCACCGTGTTCCCGGAGCGGGCCGGCGCCCGTGCGGCCGTCAACGCGGCCACCGGTGACGCGATGTGGGCGGTCGAGTCGCTCCCCGGCGAACTGGAGATCATCGAGATGCGGGTCATCGAGGACTCGCCGCTGGCAGGCCGGTCGCTCTCGGCGGTGAGCCTGCCACACGGCAGTCTCGTCGTCTCCGCGGCCGACGGCGACCGTATCGCCAGCGCCGAGACGACGCTCGAACCGGGTCGGGCGTACCTCGTCGCGGCGGAACCGAACGTGACCGACGAGGTCAGACAGCTGTTCCACGGATGA
- a CDS encoding APC family permease: MSHDQRKPAAELGLLDATMIGMGAMIGAGIFVLTGLAAEIAGPAAILVFALNGVVTAFTGLSYAELAASIPKSGGGYAFVREVFDDLASFVMGWMLWFAYMIAGTLYALGFAPNFLELLHVYGLVPPPDAVGAVSLVAGVAVPPEVALAAVAVCLLVSVNAVSTAASGSLETVFTIVKVSILVVFVAFGLTSPMFVPGAEFQPLFGDGGPFAILPAMGLTFIAFEGYDLITTVTEEVENPRQNIPRAIFISLAATVVVYLAVVTVAIGTLGADGLAEAGEAGIAQAATAFMPEFPVVGEGGAVIVFGAVFSTLTALNAVVIASSRVAFSMGREGQLLPRVGRIHHRFGTPFVAILASSVVMLFAVVLPTKSAGNMSSLFFLLSFVVVNGAVIRLRRERPNLTRPYEMPLYPLPPVVGIVLNLVLTGVLVEYLVRTDPLALALSAGWIGLGLVAYVLVVRGESAPTAAESAVEAGDD, translated from the coding sequence ATGAGTCACGACCAGCGCAAACCGGCGGCCGAACTCGGCCTGCTGGACGCGACGATGATCGGGATGGGCGCGATGATCGGGGCGGGCATCTTCGTCCTGACCGGGCTCGCCGCGGAGATCGCCGGGCCGGCCGCCATCCTCGTCTTCGCACTCAACGGGGTCGTGACGGCGTTCACCGGCCTCTCGTACGCGGAACTGGCCGCCTCCATCCCCAAGTCGGGCGGCGGCTACGCCTTCGTCCGCGAGGTGTTCGACGACCTCGCCTCGTTCGTGATGGGGTGGATGCTCTGGTTCGCCTACATGATCGCGGGGACGCTGTACGCGCTCGGGTTCGCCCCGAACTTCCTCGAGTTGCTCCACGTCTACGGGCTCGTCCCGCCGCCGGACGCGGTGGGGGCAGTGTCGCTGGTGGCGGGGGTCGCCGTCCCGCCGGAGGTGGCGCTCGCGGCCGTCGCCGTCTGCCTGCTGGTCTCGGTCAACGCCGTCTCGACCGCCGCCAGCGGGAGTCTGGAGACCGTGTTCACCATCGTCAAGGTGAGCATCCTCGTCGTGTTCGTCGCGTTCGGACTGACCTCCCCGATGTTCGTCCCCGGCGCGGAGTTCCAGCCCCTGTTCGGCGACGGCGGCCCGTTCGCCATCCTGCCGGCGATGGGGCTGACGTTCATCGCGTTCGAGGGATACGACCTCATCACCACGGTCACGGAGGAGGTGGAGAACCCGCGGCAGAACATCCCGCGGGCCATCTTCATCAGCCTCGCCGCCACCGTCGTCGTCTACCTCGCCGTCGTCACCGTCGCCATCGGCACCCTCGGCGCGGACGGCCTCGCCGAGGCCGGCGAGGCCGGCATCGCGCAGGCCGCCACGGCGTTCATGCCCGAGTTCCCCGTCGTCGGCGAGGGTGGGGCCGTCATCGTCTTCGGCGCCGTCTTCTCCACGCTGACGGCGCTCAACGCGGTCGTCATCGCCTCCTCGCGCGTCGCGTTCTCGATGGGGCGGGAGGGCCAGCTCCTCCCGCGCGTGGGGCGCATCCACCACCGCTTCGGGACGCCGTTCGTCGCCATCCTCGCCTCCTCGGTGGTGATGCTGTTCGCCGTCGTCCTCCCCACGAAGAGCGCGGGCAACATGTCGAGCCTGTTCTTCCTGCTCTCGTTCGTCGTGGTCAACGGCGCGGTCATCCGCCTGCGTCGCGAGCGCCCGAACCTGACCCGCCCCTACGAGATGCCGCTCTACCCGCTCCCACCGGTCGTCGGTATCGTGCTGAACCTCGTGCTGACGGGCGTCCTCGTCGAGTACCTCGTCCGGACCGACCCGCTCGCGCTCGCGTTGAGCGCCGGGTGGATCGGTCTCGGGCTGGTCGCGTACGTCCTCGTCGTGCGTGGGGAGTCGGCCCCCACCGCCGCCGAGTCGGCCGTCGAAGCGGGCGACGACTGA
- a CDS encoding DUF1684 domain-containing protein, translating into MSETDVDTAEWEEELEHHRHEKDHFFAEHPQSPIPDDEKDAFDGLSYYPPDPDYRVEATLEPVDDDDTFEMEMTAGHPVEYVRVARLTFDLAGEERDLYAYEQAGDESGETLFVPFRDATSGEETYGAGRYIELHPRDPDDLLVNGGTVPLDFNLAYSPFCAYNEAFACPIPPAENTLEVAVEAGEKLLD; encoded by the coding sequence ATGAGCGAGACAGACGTCGACACCGCCGAGTGGGAGGAGGAACTCGAACACCACCGCCACGAGAAGGACCACTTCTTCGCCGAGCACCCGCAGTCGCCCATCCCGGACGACGAGAAGGACGCGTTCGACGGGCTCTCGTACTACCCCCCGGACCCCGACTACCGGGTCGAGGCCACCCTCGAACCCGTCGACGACGACGACACGTTCGAGATGGAGATGACCGCCGGCCACCCCGTCGAGTACGTCCGGGTGGCGAGACTGACGTTCGACCTCGCGGGCGAGGAGCGCGACCTCTACGCCTACGAGCAGGCGGGCGACGAGTCCGGCGAGACGCTGTTCGTCCCGTTCCGCGACGCCACCAGCGGCGAGGAGACCTACGGCGCGGGCCGGTACATCGAACTCCACCCGCGGGACCCCGACGACCTGCTGGTGAACGGCGGCACGGTGCCGCTGGACTTCAACCTCGCGTACTCGCCCTTCTGCGCGTACAACGAGGCGTTCGCCTGCCCCATCCCGCCCGCGGAGAACACGCTGGAGGTGGCGGTGGAGGCGGGCGAGAAACTGCTCGACTGA
- a CDS encoding DNA primase large subunit PriL gives MRRLHARYPFLRASREAVQDAEVDLGQLVTEGGPAVERGRERVERALLAGTVASEGRSSTRAELLSYPVARVLVSLLDTPGAVAKYANAEAALAHARFTEDFDDDAQLKSTDRERLSLDRLLADFDLSGQVRPTGEGEFLVDVTAYLKLASALEGERWRLVARELHDGVVPVRRPELYTLLREAVRRRVADDLPLSVPEGVADALAGQVRTLKDAVADVELRATPDVVEPELFPPCVKALLERAPDLDRRGRFALVSFLAGLDVDTQDVLAFYGVETESDADSVEYQFERLADSRGAAFPPPACATMQAFDLCVDRDEVCADIGHPVTYYAERVERAGVAVDADAGTADGD, from the coding sequence ATGCGACGGCTCCACGCGCGGTACCCCTTCCTCCGGGCCTCTCGCGAGGCCGTCCAGGACGCCGAGGTGGACCTCGGCCAACTGGTGACGGAGGGCGGGCCGGCGGTCGAACGGGGCCGTGAACGGGTCGAGCGCGCCCTGCTGGCCGGGACGGTGGCCAGCGAGGGCCGGTCCTCGACGCGGGCCGAACTGCTCTCCTACCCGGTAGCGCGGGTACTCGTCTCGCTGCTCGACACGCCCGGCGCGGTGGCCAAGTACGCCAACGCCGAGGCCGCCCTCGCCCACGCGCGGTTCACCGAGGACTTCGACGACGACGCCCAGCTCAAGTCGACGGACCGCGAGCGTCTCTCGCTCGACCGACTGCTCGCCGACTTCGACCTCTCCGGACAGGTCCGGCCCACGGGCGAGGGAGAGTTCCTCGTCGACGTGACCGCGTACCTGAAACTCGCCTCGGCGCTGGAAGGCGAGCGGTGGCGCCTCGTCGCCCGCGAGCTACACGACGGCGTGGTCCCGGTCCGGCGGCCGGAGCTCTACACCCTGCTCCGTGAGGCGGTGCGCCGGCGGGTGGCCGACGACCTGCCGCTCTCCGTTCCCGAGGGGGTCGCCGACGCGCTGGCCGGGCAGGTCCGGACGCTGAAGGACGCCGTGGCGGACGTGGAGTTGCGCGCGACGCCGGACGTGGTCGAACCGGAGCTGTTCCCGCCGTGCGTGAAGGCGCTGCTCGAACGGGCGCCCGACCTCGACCGGCGGGGCCGGTTCGCGCTGGTGTCGTTCCTCGCGGGACTGGACGTGGACACGCAGGACGTGCTGGCGTTCTACGGCGTCGAGACGGAGAGCGACGCGGACTCCGTGGAGTACCAGTTCGAGCGCCTCGCCGACAGCCGCGGGGCGGCGTTCCCGCCGCCGGCGTGTGCGACGATGCAGGCGTTCGACCTGTGCGTGGACCGCGACGAGGTCTGCGCGGACATCGGGCACCCGGTGACCTACTACGCCGAGCGCGTCGAGCGGGCGGGCGTCGCGGTCGACGCCGACGCCGGTACCGCCGACGGCGACTGA
- a CDS encoding DUF7472 family protein has protein sequence MQIARETVVEIAVSLVTVVVFVVAVVAIGMNYGGRGGFGPEGAVALLGAIVGFIVLMFAVGFFLSGR, from the coding sequence ATGCAGATAGCGCGCGAGACGGTGGTCGAGATAGCCGTCTCGCTGGTCACCGTCGTCGTGTTCGTCGTCGCCGTCGTCGCCATCGGCATGAACTACGGCGGTCGTGGCGGGTTCGGACCGGAGGGGGCGGTGGCGCTGCTCGGCGCCATCGTCGGGTTCATCGTCCTCATGTTCGCCGTCGGCTTCTTCCTCTCGGGCCGGTAG
- a CDS encoding M24 family metallopeptidase: MTTRVPASEFESRLAAVRERLSDTTCDAAVWFGATSIEYLTGFHHIQTERPVCLAVTADRVELVVPRLEVERVAPNPRVDAVHDYFDYPGGDPMGVVASMLDGLGAASVAADSDGAPGVMGYEGPALSASVAVDTQSWVDRLRWAKSETEVDLIRESAKWANLGHRYLADFTEVGAHPVTVSQRASMAASRAMLDTLGSEYAVRTRGDGPVHAGYISGAETRLPHGHTPNERLSEGDVLITGATANVDGYYSELERTMFVGEPSDEQAHRFEQMLEAQTIAIEACGPGVPLADVDDAVHDYLAEQGIADLARHHVGHNIGLGAHEPPYVDTGWSEHRDDPADRTMEAGHVYTIEPGLYTDEAGYRHSGTVAVTEDGYEVLTHFPRDLASNTIRP, encoded by the coding sequence ATGACGACGCGTGTCCCCGCGAGCGAGTTCGAGTCCCGCCTCGCCGCGGTCCGCGAGCGCCTGTCCGACACCACGTGTGACGCCGCCGTCTGGTTCGGCGCGACCAGCATCGAGTACCTGACTGGCTTCCACCACATCCAGACCGAGCGGCCGGTCTGTCTCGCCGTCACGGCCGACCGCGTCGAACTGGTCGTCCCGCGACTCGAGGTCGAACGGGTCGCCCCGAACCCGCGCGTCGACGCGGTCCACGACTACTTCGACTACCCCGGTGGCGACCCGATGGGTGTCGTCGCCTCGATGCTCGACGGCCTCGGTGCCGCGTCGGTCGCGGCCGACAGCGACGGCGCGCCGGGGGTGATGGGCTACGAGGGGCCGGCGCTCTCGGCGTCCGTGGCGGTCGACACCCAGTCGTGGGTCGACCGGCTGCGCTGGGCCAAGAGCGAGACGGAGGTCGACCTGATCCGGGAGTCGGCGAAGTGGGCCAACCTCGGCCACCGCTACCTGGCGGACTTCACCGAGGTCGGTGCCCACCCGGTGACCGTCTCCCAGCGCGCCTCGATGGCGGCCTCGCGGGCGATGCTGGACACGCTCGGGAGCGAGTACGCCGTCCGCACGCGTGGCGACGGCCCCGTCCACGCGGGCTACATCAGCGGTGCCGAGACCCGGCTCCCGCACGGGCACACCCCGAACGAACGACTCTCGGAGGGGGACGTGCTGATAACGGGCGCGACGGCGAACGTCGACGGCTACTACTCGGAGCTGGAGCGGACGATGTTCGTCGGCGAGCCGAGCGACGAGCAGGCCCACCGCTTCGAACAGATGCTGGAGGCCCAGACCATCGCCATCGAGGCGTGCGGGCCGGGGGTGCCGCTCGCGGACGTGGACGACGCGGTCCACGACTACCTCGCCGAGCAGGGCATCGCCGACCTCGCTCGGCACCACGTCGGGCACAACATCGGACTCGGTGCCCACGAACCGCCGTACGTCGACACTGGCTGGAGTGAACACCGCGACGACCCCGCCGACCGGACGATGGAAGCCGGCCACGTCTACACCATCGAGCCCGGCCTCTACACCGACGAGGCTGGCTACCGCCACTCCGGCACGGTGGCCGTCACCGAGGACGGGTACGAGGTGCTGACGCACTTCCCCCGTGACCTCGCGTCGAACACGATACGGCCCTGA
- a CDS encoding CPBP family glutamic-type intramembrane protease: MTETLQTGGDTAPPSVPSRSWGERLRRFGVLFLLGTVGVVALVRSTDLATLEATAEAAGLPAAVLLAISVGQSLVLLSLAVAVGLYAAPRVGFESHLLSRLSEGTPLAPAVRSFARPALLGGVAVGALLLALDVVAPTPVDGTAAPTVTVGALLASLPLRLLYGGVTEELLLRWGVMSLLAFALFRTVGRRAEALSPALAWTAIVGSSVLFGVGHLPAALTVYGALTPAVLAFVVGGNTLAGLVFGWLFWRHGLEAAMVAHALAHVVAVAVGFLSLA, translated from the coding sequence ATGACCGAGACCCTCCAGACCGGCGGTGACACCGCTCCACCCTCCGTGCCCTCCCGTTCGTGGGGTGAGCGCCTGCGCCGGTTCGGTGTCCTGTTCCTGCTCGGGACGGTCGGCGTCGTCGCGCTCGTCCGCTCGACCGACCTCGCCACACTCGAGGCGACCGCCGAGGCCGCCGGCCTCCCGGCCGCCGTCCTCCTCGCCATCAGCGTCGGCCAGTCGCTCGTCCTCCTCTCGCTCGCCGTCGCGGTCGGCCTCTACGCCGCGCCCCGCGTCGGCTTCGAGTCACACCTCCTCTCACGACTCTCCGAGGGCACGCCGCTGGCCCCCGCGGTCCGCTCGTTCGCCCGGCCCGCGCTCCTCGGCGGGGTCGCGGTCGGGGCGCTCCTGCTCGCCCTCGATGTCGTGGCGCCGACGCCCGTCGACGGGACGGCCGCACCCACCGTCACCGTCGGCGCGCTGCTCGCCAGCCTCCCCCTCCGGCTGCTCTACGGCGGCGTGACCGAGGAACTCCTGCTCCGCTGGGGCGTGATGTCGCTCCTCGCGTTCGCCCTGTTCCGGACGGTCGGCCGGCGCGCCGAGGCGCTCTCGCCCGCGCTGGCGTGGACGGCCATCGTCGGCTCGTCGGTGCTGTTCGGTGTCGGCCACCTCCCCGCCGCGCTGACCGTCTACGGCGCGCTCACGCCAGCGGTGCTCGCGTTCGTCGTCGGGGGGAACACCCTCGCCGGCCTCGTCTTCGGGTGGCTGTTCTGGCGTCACGGCCTCGAGGCGGCGATGGTGGCCCACGCGCTGGCACACGTCGTCGCCGTCGCGGTCGGGTTCCTCTCGCTCGCGTAG